The DNA segment TCACTCGACGCAGTTGGGCAGCGTTCATCGCTATTACTCCTTGTGAACCGCCGGCGGCTGGGCGCCAGGGTTGAGCAGCAGTTGCATAAAGGTCAGGTCCAGCCAGCGGCCAAACTTGGTGCCTACCTGGGCCATCTGCCCGGTGACACTGAAGCCCAGGCGCTCATGCAGGCGGATCGAGGCCTGGTTGCCGCTTTCGATGGCGGCGACCATCACGTGTTTGTCGCAGGCCCTGGCGCGTTCGATCAGTGCCTGCATCAGCAAGGGGCCAAGGCCTTTGCCGCGTTGGTCGTTGCGCACGTACACCGAATGTTCGACGGTGTGGCGAAAACCGTCGAAGGGCCGCCAATCGCCGAACGAGGCATAGCCGACCACCTCCTCGGCTTCCACCGCCACCAGGATCGGATAGCACTGCGCCTGGCGCGCACTGAACCAGGCCTGGCGATTGCCCAGGTCCACGGGTTGGTCGTTCCAGATGGCGGTGCTGTTGAGCACGGCATCGTTGTAGATATCGCAGATGGCCGGCAGGTCGCCGTGTACCGCGTCACGAATCAGCAAGGACATGGCCGGGCCTCAGGCGATGGGTTGGTGGACGGTCACCAGTTTGGTGCCGTCCGGGAAAGTGGCTTCAACCTGGATATCCGGGATCATCTCCGGGATGCCTTCCATCACTTGCTCGCGACTGAGCAGGGTGGTGCCAAAGTGCATCAGGTCGGCCACGGTGCGCCCGTCGCGCGCGCCTTCAAGCAGGGCGGCGGAGATATAGGCGATGGTTTCCGGGTAATTGAGCTTCACCCCGCGCGCCAGGCGGCGCTCGGCCACCAGGCCTGCGGTGAAGATCAGCAGTTTGTCTTTTTCCCTTGGGGTCAGGTCCATGGTCAGCAGTCCGTCATAAAAAGCATT comes from the Pseudomonas shahriarae genome and includes:
- a CDS encoding GNAT family N-acetyltransferase; translated protein: MSLLIRDAVHGDLPAICDIYNDAVLNSTAIWNDQPVDLGNRQAWFSARQAQCYPILVAVEAEEVVGYASFGDWRPFDGFRHTVEHSVYVRNDQRGKGLGPLLMQALIERARACDKHVMVAAIESGNQASIRLHERLGFSVTGQMAQVGTKFGRWLDLTFMQLLLNPGAQPPAVHKE
- a CDS encoding urease subunit gamma; its protein translation is MDLTPREKDKLLIFTAGLVAERRLARGVKLNYPETIAYISAALLEGARDGRTVADLMHFGTTLLSREQVMEGIPEMIPDIQVEATFPDGTKLVTVHQPIA